taaataaattaaataacaattaattcagtaataattataataattaattatattaaataattatatctttatttaattaataatttatattaattatttaaataatataaaaaaatagtaattatattaattttaattattttaattaattaattaagtgggatCCCAATAAGGACTAAAGCTAGTTCTttctaatggagaagagagagatatttttattgtttatgacGCAAAAGTTGATATTGAGTTACTTTTTATGATATGTGAGCCATAAATAGGAACTAGAATGAGTTTCCTATGGTCTAACCCCGCTAATTTAAAGAGTAAATAggaaaaaatagacaaaaagaATTTTAGAATTAGCAAAAAATGTACTTAAACTTTGTTTATACCGTCATTCTGCCAAACACATCATAAATCTCCAAGccaattatttcaaaaaaataattatatcctattttagaaaattttgtttttggtaTTAGAGtgataatgatattttttttaaaatacgaaTGATTGGAATGTTATTCTCAAATATAAAACTGTTTAATTAGAGAAGTAAAAATTAGACCGTTCGATTTGTTAGAGGTACAGAAATTGGGCTGTTCGATTTGTGAGAGCGACATAAATTGAATCGTCCGATttgtgtaaaaaaattaaaaaatttgaggtaTAGAAATCAGACCCTCCGATTTGTGTACATTTCACAAgtttaaaaacacaaaaaattacaatattaaaGTACTTTTAtttccatattaaaaaaaacaactattttatatacaattttttgaagttttaataataaaaataactaataaaaatataaaaagttgtataaaaataactattatacatatatgaaaaataattatcaaataagtaatttatatagaatttatactaaaatttaaacattaaaaatatgataaataatttaaaaattaacttttaataggtataatataatatttttaatataaagaaaatatataaaaaaatttatcatcatttaataattttgattaaatcATCAGTAAGTAGCATTTATTGGTGAGGGGCAAACGGTAATTTCACTTTTAGTAAGTTCCAACTTTCTGAAGATTGAAGATTGAAGattgaagattgaagaagaagaggaaaaagaatcCCCTTTCGAGTTTCGACgatggaagaagaagagcaaCCCGTGCTATGGCAATCGGAGTCCCAACACGAGTCAATTGTTTCCGTAACCCTAGCACGATCCATCACCACCGTCCTCGATTCTCGCGCCAAGAACCTCAACCATGCTATCTCTGGTTTCTCCTCAGACTCGCGCAACCCTCCTTCAATCTCCCCTCACTCACTGCACCACTCTCTTCACTTCATTCACAAGTACGCCGCCGACGCCGCACACCACCGTCACCGCTATTCACTCCATCAACTCCTCCTCCCCGTCATCCACCATGTATTGTTCCCCATTCACTCCCTCTGCCAATGTTTTCCTTTTCCCCCAATTTACTAATTATTCATTTTGCTTATTAGTTGTATAAACTTCTGTTGTTACAAATTCTTAATCAGAATTCAAAACTAGATAACTATTCAAGTTTCAATTACCTGAAGTAACGAAAATTTGTTAGTATATTTATCAATCTGTTCATTTTGCTATTGGAGTGTCTTATAACGGTGTTTATaatgttgtttttgttgttggATTTCTTTAGTCATTGAAGTGGAAGGATTCCAGGCATGGTGGGCAGGCTATGATTTTGTTGAGCTGGCTCTTCCAGGATGAGCTTATCTTCGAGCCCATTGCGGAAGCACTTGCAGGCATTGTTGCCGTGAAGAAGGACGATCGGTACTTGTTGCTTGGTTGGTGTGTGCTTGTTCGTGGCCTCATTGAGTATGAGAATTCTGTTCACCAATCTATGTTGGGTGGTGAGTTTCATTTCAAGTTGTACATTGGTGGTCTTTGTTTACAAACTATTGGTCATATACTTGTGGGGTTGGAATGGTCCTTATTTTGAGGTGTTTGAGGATTAATTGAGTCGTATGTTGCAGGAATAAGGGGTAGGTATGGTGATCTAGTGAAGATACTCTCCACCTGCCTAAAGGATTTGGTAGGCATTGCGAGTAAAGGAAGGTATGTTTTATGTGACACATGGATCTCTGCTCTTCTGCACTTTATAGAGTTATTGTAAATTGAAGTTATTGTTATTTAGTGGTTGAATTTGTTCACATGAAAATGCATTGTATACATTAATCAATTGTCAGAGTCAGAGCAGAAAATAAGAGGAGTGTATATGGCTGTTGGTTAACTTTCCAGTTTCCACTTGGGCTATACAATTAATTTTACTTGCATCACAAATATGAGCATTTATCAAAATTTACCTTGTGCACTTTGCAACtttaagaaggaaaaaaaaaacaagtgcCGATAGTAATGCATGTTAGCCTCTGATAATTTCTTTGGCTGCTTGGTTGTGGAGTTATCTGTATTGTATTCTAGAAAATGTGGCATCATACTGTCGGGAAATAACATTCTGTTCCCTAGAAGCATTTTACTGATTATTGATGTGGTATATGTGTAATGATAATTTCAAGCGGGCAAAGTGGTCATCTTGTAAAATCTGCTGTTCATGTTTACTTTTGTAACATGGCATTGGTTTGTCCTTCCAATGTGTCaacttttcatctcttcccctTGGGCCTTTTTTGGGTTTAGCATATTCCTCTTTTCATTAATTCTCTAAGTAGTTAATCCATAGTTGTTCGTTATCTGATAACTGGCTCATCAGCACTTTGCAGGATGGTTTTGAGTTGCCATCTCGCCTTGGAGTATCTGCTGGGGATTGTGTTTTAGCCGTCTCTGGAGCTTTAACAAAACTGGCCGAGGTTCAAGGTAAGAAGTCAAAATTAAATGCAAGGGGAAAAGATTGGGCAACTACTTCTGTGCATTCTCCATCTGTTGATGAGGTTAAACTGGATGCAAAATCGTTGTTAATGACAAAGACTGAAGGGGAATATACTCTGTGGCATCATTTAGATGAGCTTAtctgtttggtgcaaaaacTACTTGCTGTAAGTTACAGACGCTTAATTCTTATATGAATTGTTAATATTTCAGAACATGTGCAATATATTAACGTTGAGCAATTAAGATATTCAATTTGGgaatttatttgaataagttAACATTAGAAactgatataattatttaactatGCTATTCATGGACAAAACTTTTGGGAAACCAGGGTGAAAATATTTTCTATCGTAATTTTGGGAACAAAGACCTGTTCTGATTCTGTGTTCTGATTATTGATAAGTCCTTCAATTGCGCACTTTCATCGTATTGTATGTTAAATAAATGGAATGAAAAAACAGCAGTTATTGAGCTATCTTCCATGTTACATTGCCACGAAATATTGCTTTCGGGTTATTCAATTTCTCCCaagattattatattattgatcTTGAAATGGAAACTGAAACGATTGCATAGGTGCGAGCAAATGCTTCAACTGTTTcttatcaaaattaacaaaaaacatttatattttataagttAGCATATATTGCACAGTCCAGCAGTAACTTTTAGCTTTATGCTACTGAACTCATTTagttgtttgatctttaatcaTTCATTTCAGTGGAGCAAAAGAAGCCGTTTTTTACATGCCAAAGGTTTGGAGCAAGTTCTTAAATGGCTGAAAGAGATAAAAGACCACTATGATTCTTTTCAAGACGAGGCAGGTTCTGGATCACAATGCATTTTTCTATATTTACTTTATATTATTCACTCACACAGtaatatataacttttttttctatgcttttggtaaaaaaaaaatatttaccctTTGTATTCAATGTTGATGCTGAATACAGACTCCAATGCTCTCAAGACTGGGGATTTAGTACTCTCTTCTTGCTGGAAGCATTACAGCATGTTATTGCACTTGGAAGATCATAAGTTttcaaagcattacaaggaacTGCTGGACCAGTACCTGTCTGGAATTCAGGTTATATTCAGTAGAGATTATTTTTCTTGATTCTTACAAAATAATTTGAGCAATAATCTTTGTAAAATTTATGTCAAATAGTAAGATGATATGTTTTACTTCACATCACATTATCAAAATGTTTAAGCTTTGTTGAGTAGTGAGCATATAGATAACGTGCCTTTGGTATGTGATTTATTTTCCAAAGCTTCAGggctaatatatatttttccatGATTGACTAGATCAAGATGATGGGTGAATATTTTATTGTATGTTAGCTGATGTTCTTGAAGGTTTTTTGATTCTCAGTTGTGGTGCACCTCTACACTTCAATTAGGACAATGAAATTCCAACTTATCTTATGGTCTATTAAGACTTACATAAACATATCTTGGATACCTTTGGAACTTAGGTGACATGACAACTTGAGTGTTTAATGTTTACTGTGCTGTATGATTGTGtatgatagaaggctgacattCTTGAAAATTACAGTACTATATGGACAACCATTCTGATGTTAAGGATGGTGGGCTGGAGACCAGAAAattctttttgaattgtttATGCCTCCTGCTGGGACGTCTAGACAGCAAGAGATTTGAAAGCACAGTGATGGAATTTGGGATGAATATTTCTCGCATTCTGGTGCCCCAGGCAAGTTCTCTTTCCCAAGTCtagttgaaatttattttttttttccggtTCATGACGTAATTCATTTGTTACATTCCCCTCTTCTTTTTGTAGCTTACTTGCACTGATGAAGATGTGATAGTTGGGGTTGTTTCAATATTCAAGGCTATCATTTTGAATCCAAATCACTTACAGGAAGCTGCAGAGAGTGGGCAGGGTAATATTGTGATGCCTTTTTTGCTCCACCTTCTTGACGAGCGTGATGGTACAGCCAGAGCTGTTGTGATGCTGATAGCAGAATACTGCTCAATGTGAGTCAGTTTATTCCTTCTCATACGATACTTAGCTACATCACTTgaatatttcattttaatttatgaatgatGATCCACCAGGAGCAAAGATAATAAGTGCCTTACAGAAGTTCTGAAGCGTCTTGGTTCTGGGAACATTTCACAGAGAAGAAATGCCCTGGATGTTATATCAGAAGTCATTCATATATCATCTGAGACACAGAAATCATTTCCTTATTTGTCTTGGTATGGTTGCTCATATGGTTGTACTATTACTCTTAGTTTTTTGGTATATTTATTTGTTGATATTACTACTTCAGGCAAGACATAGCCCACAAATTGCTAGAACGGCTTGGGGATGCAGAAGTTTTTATTAGAGAACAGGCATCTAAATTACTCCCAGTGATAGGTTAGCACTGTAATTTATAGTTTTCAATGTATATATTTGTGTTTTAGATGTCAATTGAAAACTATTATTGGGTCTTTTTTTAGTGGCTAATACTTTTAGGATTATTGTTTCTTAAGTTATTCTTggttggagggtaaaagtggggtacattttgaaaattattttattataacttTATGGTGGTACTAATCCATTGCTGAATATGTATTCATGCAGACCCTTCATTGTACTTTGCTGCATTGGTTGATCTTTTTTATTCCCAAAATGAGAATGAATCATCTGCTCGTGAGGCTATCATTGGTGTCCTCAAACATCACAACCGGAAAGTAGAAATGATATTCTTGCTGCTTGACCATCTTAGGTATATTTTCTTCTATAGCATTCTGCATCCCATGGGCCTCCCGAAGTTGCAGATTATTAGAAGCTTAGAAATCAGAGATATTTGTGATCTGAATTCTGAAATCTGAATCATGATTAAAGAGTGAGTGTTTATAAGGAGAGTTGGGTGGTCTGCTCAGCAGGCTACAGAGGGATAACATTTAGGGCTAGACAGTATAAGTAGTTCCTGTGACAGATGGTATCTAACTGCAGCCTAATTGGCGCAGTGAGGAGAGATCCTTTACTCATGGTTTctgttcttaatttttgttcttgattATGTCTTTGCTTCACTAAAAGTTTGCCTTATCCTTTCAGCAAAGTCAACCAAAGCCCTGATCATCAAGAGTACACTGGAGATAAAGGTAGTAAAATTTTTCCTCCAACACTTTTGACAATACAATTTGCCATTCTATGGATGAACTTTTTTCTTGGCTTCGTTGAACTAACGTTTTGGTCCTTCATAGACTCATTTATATCAATTTGGTCCTTCGAATATTTTATATCGAATTAAgcttttaaagatttgaaattatatatcaaCATGGTCTGTTGTCAAGTTATGTATGATATAACAAGGACAACTTTTTTATGCCATTTTCAATCAttggagggttcatttgttgtcAAAAAATTTGAATGGGTTTTTGCGTCATGTATGTCACAACCTGTTTAAGTTTCTATTATTGTTGgggatattttttgttttgggggATTGGGGGtaaattctttttgttgctGGTTGATCCCAACCTGAGTATATATCATCTTGATGtgtttcaataattttattttttcccccTGTTCAGAAGTTTTTGTTATGATTTTGATAGAGTTACATTCTGAGTTTATATTCTTCTTGTTACTGCATTCATTTTGTTCACATGTCCCATTCATTGATTTCAGGATCAAAGTTGGACACTGACCGAGTACTCAAACTGGTTCCAGAGTGGTCTAAAAGTGTAAGTTTCTATAATTTGATAAATATACCACCATATACAGGCCACTAGAATTACTAAAAGTTTTCTGGTCTGATAGTTCCAATGTATAACAGGTTCAAGACTGGAGCTTCTTAATTGGACCACTGGTTGGCAAGATGTTTGAAAATCCATCAAATGCAATCATTGTGAAACTCTTGAGTTATATAAGCGAAGACCTGGCAAATGTTGCTGATCTAGTCTTGCATCATGTTATGTTGCATGTTAGAAAACAGAAGGAGTGAGTATATCTATATCTATAATATCTATCTTTCTATCTAGGCAAAGTATTTATGCATGATATTCTTCCTTACTCTAAAGAACTTTCTTATGTGCCATATTTTTCCTGTTTGGATAACCTTCTACTATTGCTATATGATTGGAATTTTTGCGTGTGCTTCAATTTTTATATGCTGGTAGTGCAATGGTTCATGAGAGGTTAAATGATTAATGctgatcaaattttatttttcaagtgGCTACACTTCTGAATTCAAATAGGATATTAATCTCAATGCATTTTAGACGTAAACATTTAATTTTCATGTGTTATCATCATGTGGAACATACCTATGCTATTGTCTCTGTTGGACTTAGTCGGGTGGTGGTAGTTTTCTTgccttgaaaatttttcatttctgtAACAGGATTGATGAAAGTTTCTTATCAAGATGGGAGTGTAGAACATATTCCAATGAGGAGTTTGAGGAAATGCAACGATCTCTATTTGAGCATTTGTGCCCACTGCTCATAATTAAGATGCTTCCTATTAAGACTTTCAATGACCTCAATTCGTCAATTatccccccccccccccccaaaaaaaaaaaaaccaacaaaaaaaagtgacaaaaaagggaaaaagacaTAATCATCCATTCTGAAATCTGAACATAGATTCAATTGATTACACTATCAATCAAAGTGTAGAGGATTTCTTTTGTTTATATGTCATAGTTTTCTTGCTAAATCATTACAACATGtatatctttattttgttctttgGCAGATTCAGGCTGCATGGCCGCTGAGGCTGGTTATGATTGTGTTGCTGCACTCCTTCTAAACCGGTCAGTCTTTGTGCAATGAGCATATTATTGTCTCCCTCGGCTAATAATACAGGTGCCTGATGTAATTATGTAAATTTCATGCTATTCATTTGCTTCAGGGCATTTggtgattttgaatttgaagatgTGCGGAAACTTTCGGCGGAGCTAAGTGGGCGCATTCATCCACAAGTAAGGAAAAATGACATTGCTAATTATGGATTCAAATTCTGGGAagatatcatcatcatcatcaagcaTAGGATCTAACATCATATCTGAATTGACATTAGACTTAGGTTTAAAACAACCCAAAAATGATTGCCCAGAATGACTGGTCATATGCCTAGTTGTATAAGGATTGGCAAGCTgttttaaaatgtatttttgCAATATACTTAGCTGATGTGAGACTTAATAATGTATAAATGCCCATATTACACCTTATAACAGATTTCATACATGTCATCATTCTAAACCATATAATCTTATCGAGGCAGTTTTTGGGACTACTTTAACCTTTCTTTGTCATCTGATTCTGTAGGTTTTATACCCAGTTCTTTGCTCCAAACTAGAGGATGCTGTTGAAAATAAGAATGTAACAAAGATAAAGGCCTGCTTATTTTCAATATGCACATCTCTTGtggtaattatttattttattcagtcAATGATTTTATCTTCTGCTTAAATAATCATTTTCAGTTTCTGGCATTATTTGTGTTCCAAGTTAGATTGAACTAATGTGACTTCTTTGGATTTATAGGTCAGAGGCTTGGAGTCTCTTTCTCATCCTTCAATAGATGCAATTAGAAGGATGGTTGAAAAGGTGCTGTTATGGCCTTGCCTAAATACTGATTCAGGTCTGAAACTATCTCACTTCGTGTTTTTCTTTCAGCTTTATATTTATTGAAACTAATTTCTATTACATAACTCTTTTTCCCAGTTTCAAAAGCACAACATGGATGCATTGATTGTCTTGCGCTGATGATATGTGCTGAAGTACAAGCTAAGAGATCAACCAGAGACTCTATGCCAAACAGAATTAGGGTTGGCAAAAAAGGTAGCGTTAATGTGTATGTTATCCCAAATATAAGCATAGAACTGTTACTGGGAAGTTGAATTTGGCTTCATCTATAATGTGTCGAGTCTTTTGCTGCAGGGAGTTCTGTTATAACCTATGTTATGAATCAATTCCTCAATGAAAATATGGAAGCTGCTTCAACTCCTGAGTTAGGATGTGGAAACCCCGGGTTTATAGCTCCCGTTCCTCTGTCCTTTCGTCTGTGCATGGGTAATGTTCTTATCAGTGCTTGCCAGAAGATATCAGAACATTGCAAGGAGTATTTTGCGGCACAAGTTCTGCCT
This portion of the Arachis duranensis cultivar V14167 chromosome 6, aradu.V14167.gnm2.J7QH, whole genome shotgun sequence genome encodes:
- the LOC107492792 gene encoding uncharacterized protein LOC107492792; its protein translation is MEEEEQPVLWQSESQHESIVSVTLARSITTVLDSRAKNLNHAISGFSSDSRNPPSISPHSLHHSLHFIHKYAADAAHHRHRYSLHQLLLPVIHHSLKWKDSRHGGQAMILLSWLFQDELIFEPIAEALAGIVAVKKDDRYLLLGWCVLVRGLIEYENSVHQSMLGGIRGRYGDLVKILSTCLKDLVGIASKGSTLQDGFELPSRLGVSAGDCVLAVSGALTKLAEVQGKKSKLNARGKDWATTSVHSPSVDEVKLDAKSLLMTKTEGEYTLWHHLDELICLVQKLLAWSKRSRFLHAKGLEQVLKWLKEIKDHYDSFQDEADSNALKTGDLVLSSCWKHYSMLLHLEDHKFSKHYKELLDQYLSGIQYYMDNHSDVKDGGLETRKFFLNCLCLLLGRLDSKRFESTVMEFGMNISRILVPQLTCTDEDVIVGVVSIFKAIILNPNHLQEAAESGQGNIVMPFLLHLLDERDGTARAVVMLIAEYCSMSKDNKCLTEVLKRLGSGNISQRRNALDVISEVIHISSETQKSFPYLSWQDIAHKLLERLGDAEVFIREQASKLLPVIDPSLYFAALVDLFYSQNENESSAREAIIGVLKHHNRKVEMIFLLLDHLSKVNQSPDHQEYTGDKGSKLDTDRVLKLVPEWSKSVQDWSFLIGPLVGKMFENPSNAIIVKLLSYISEDLANVADLVLHHVMLHVRKQKEIDESFLSRWECRTYSNEEFEEMQRSLFEHLCPLLIIKMLPIKTFNDLNSSINSGCMAAEAGYDCVAALLLNRAFGDFEFEDVRKLSAELSGRIHPQVLYPVLCSKLEDAVENKNVTKIKACLFSICTSLVVRGLESLSHPSIDAIRRMVEKVLLWPCLNTDSVSKAQHGCIDCLALMICAEVQAKRSTRDSMPNRIRVGKKGSSVITYVMNQFLNENMEAASTPELGCGNPGFIAPVPLSFRLCMGNVLISACQKISEHCKEYFAAQVLPSVLHSLEFETKSEIRAACIQVLFSSVYHLRSAVLPYASDLLKVSLQSLRKESEKERVAGAKLLASLMASEDLILESISSGLLEARFVLSSISSSDPSPQLQQLCSQLLSCIISP